Proteins encoded within one genomic window of Streptomyces rubradiris:
- the trpM gene encoding tryptophan biosynthesis modulator TrpM — protein MTPTLTTVERHARLARGCRPRGCRAPARRVHGRRVRYVIGDEPGQVNGRRWQRAR, from the coding sequence ATGACTCCCACCCTGACGACCGTGGAGCGGCACGCGCGCCTGGCGCGCGGCTGCCGTCCGCGCGGCTGTCGCGCACCCGCGCGGCGCGTGCACGGCCGTCGCGTCCGGTACGTCATCGGTGACGAACCCGGGCAGGTCAACGGGCGTCGATGGCAGCGCGCCCGTTAG
- the trpC gene encoding indole-3-glycerol phosphate synthase TrpC: MSVLDEIIDGVRADLAERQARVSLDELKERAAKAPAAKDGVAALKGDGVKVICEVKRSSPSKGALAAIADPAGLAADYEAGGASVISVLTEQRRFGGSLADLEAVRARVDIPVLRKDFIVTSYQLWEARAYGADLALLIVAALDQPALESLIERAVSIGLTPLVEVHDEEEVERAVDAGAKVIGVNARNLKTLEVDRGTFERVAPEIPDHLVKVAESGVRGPHDLIAYANAGADAVLVGESLVTGRDPKAAVADLVAAGEHPALRHGRG, translated from the coding sequence GTGAGTGTGCTCGACGAGATCATCGACGGAGTCCGTGCCGACCTCGCCGAGCGGCAGGCCCGTGTCAGCCTCGACGAGCTCAAGGAGCGCGCGGCCAAGGCCCCCGCCGCCAAGGACGGGGTGGCCGCGCTCAAGGGCGACGGCGTCAAGGTGATCTGCGAGGTCAAGCGGTCCAGCCCGTCCAAGGGCGCGCTGGCCGCCATCGCCGACCCGGCCGGCCTCGCCGCGGACTACGAGGCGGGCGGCGCGTCCGTCATCTCCGTCCTCACCGAACAGCGCCGCTTCGGCGGCTCGCTCGCCGACCTGGAGGCCGTCCGCGCCCGCGTCGACATCCCGGTGCTGCGCAAGGACTTCATCGTCACGTCGTACCAGCTGTGGGAGGCCCGCGCGTACGGCGCCGACCTCGCGCTGCTGATCGTGGCCGCCCTGGACCAGCCGGCCCTGGAGTCGCTGATCGAGCGCGCGGTGTCCATCGGCCTGACCCCGCTGGTCGAGGTGCACGACGAGGAAGAGGTCGAGCGGGCGGTGGACGCGGGCGCCAAGGTCATCGGCGTCAACGCGCGCAACCTCAAGACGCTGGAGGTCGACCGTGGCACCTTCGAGCGGGTCGCCCCGGAGATCCCCGACCACCTCGTGAAGGTCGCCGAGTCCGGGGTGCGCGGCCCGCACGACCTGATCGCCTACGCCAACGCCGGCGCCGACGCGGTCCTGGTCGGCGAGTCCCTGGTCACCGGCCGCGACCCGAAGGCGGCCGTCGCCGACCTGGTTGCCGCGGGCGAGCACCCCGCACTGCGGCACGGCCGGGGCTGA
- the trpA gene encoding tryptophan synthase subunit alpha translates to MSGNIQLLSDTLAGARAEGRSALIAYLPAGFPTVDGGIEAIKAVLESGADVVEVGLPHSDPVLDGPVIQTADDIALRGGVRIADVMRTVREAYRATGKPILVMTYWNPIDRYGVERFTAELAEAGGAGCILPDLPVQESALWREHAAKHGLATVFVVAPSSKDERLAEITAAGSGFVYAASLMGVTGTRESVGAQAQDLVRRTRATGTGLPVCVGLGVSNQAQAAEVAGFADGVIVGSAFVKRMLDAPDEAAGLAAVRELAGDLAKGVRGQA, encoded by the coding sequence GTGAGCGGGAACATCCAGCTGCTGTCGGACACCCTCGCGGGCGCCAGGGCCGAGGGCCGGTCCGCGCTCATCGCCTACCTCCCGGCCGGGTTCCCGACCGTGGACGGCGGCATCGAGGCGATCAAGGCCGTCCTGGAGAGCGGCGCGGACGTGGTCGAGGTCGGCCTGCCGCACAGCGACCCGGTCCTGGACGGCCCGGTCATCCAGACCGCCGACGACATCGCCCTGCGCGGTGGCGTGCGGATCGCCGACGTCATGCGCACGGTCCGGGAGGCATACCGGGCCACCGGGAAGCCGATCCTCGTCATGACGTACTGGAACCCCATCGACCGCTACGGCGTCGAGCGCTTCACCGCCGAGCTGGCCGAGGCGGGCGGCGCCGGCTGCATCCTGCCCGACCTGCCGGTGCAGGAGTCGGCGCTGTGGCGCGAGCACGCCGCGAAGCACGGCCTCGCGACGGTCTTCGTGGTGGCGCCGAGCAGCAAGGACGAGCGGCTCGCCGAGATCACCGCGGCGGGCAGCGGCTTCGTCTACGCCGCCTCGCTGATGGGCGTCACCGGCACCCGTGAGTCCGTCGGCGCGCAGGCCCAGGACCTGGTCCGGCGCACCCGCGCCACCGGCACCGGCCTGCCCGTCTGCGTCGGCCTCGGCGTCTCCAACCAGGCCCAGGCCGCCGAGGTCGCCGGCTTCGCGGACGGCGTGATCGTCGGCTCGGCGTTCGTGAAGCGGATGCTGGACGCGCCGGACGAGGCCGCCGGCCTCGCCGCGGTCCGTGAGCTGGCCGGGGATCTGGCGAAGGGCGTCCGCGGCCAGGCGTGA
- the trpB gene encoding tryptophan synthase subunit beta produces MPSAFFIPDPEGQVPDAEGYFGAFGGKFIPEALVAAVDEVAVEYDKAKNDPEFARELDDLLVNYTGRPSALTEVPRFAEHAGGARVFLKREDLNHTGSHKINNVLGQALLTKRMGKTRVIAETGAGQHGVATATACALFGLDCTIYMGEVDTERQALNVARMRMLGAEVVAVKSGSRTLKDAINEAFRDWVANVDHTHYLFGTVAGPHPFPAMVRDFHRVIGVEARRQLLERAGRLPDAAVACVGGGSNAIGLFHAFIPDAGVRLIGCEPAGHGVETGEHAATLTAGEPGVLHGSRSYVLQDDEGQITEPYSISAGLDYPGIGPEHSYLKDSGRGEYRAVTDDAAMRALRLLSRTEGIIPAIESAHALAGALEVGRELGPEGLIVVNLSGRGDKDMDTAARYFGLYDTDAEVAADAADTAEIEGDAK; encoded by the coding sequence ATGCCCAGCGCATTCTTCATCCCCGACCCGGAGGGTCAGGTCCCCGACGCCGAGGGCTACTTCGGCGCGTTCGGCGGCAAGTTCATCCCGGAGGCCCTCGTCGCCGCCGTGGACGAGGTCGCCGTCGAGTACGACAAGGCCAAGAACGACCCCGAGTTCGCCCGCGAACTCGACGACCTGCTGGTGAACTACACCGGCCGCCCGTCGGCGCTCACCGAGGTCCCCCGCTTCGCCGAACACGCCGGCGGCGCCCGCGTCTTCCTCAAGCGCGAGGACCTCAACCACACCGGCTCCCACAAGATCAACAACGTGCTCGGCCAGGCCCTGCTCACCAAGCGCATGGGCAAGACCCGGGTCATCGCCGAGACCGGGGCCGGCCAGCACGGCGTCGCCACGGCCACCGCCTGCGCGCTGTTCGGCCTGGACTGCACCATCTACATGGGTGAGGTCGACACCGAGCGCCAGGCCCTCAACGTCGCCCGGATGCGCATGCTCGGCGCCGAGGTCGTCGCCGTGAAGTCCGGCAGCCGCACCCTGAAGGACGCCATCAACGAGGCGTTCCGGGACTGGGTCGCCAACGTCGACCACACCCACTACCTGTTCGGCACGGTCGCCGGCCCGCACCCCTTCCCGGCCATGGTCCGCGACTTCCACAGGGTCATCGGCGTCGAGGCCCGCCGCCAGCTCCTGGAGCGCGCCGGCCGGCTGCCGGACGCGGCCGTCGCCTGCGTCGGCGGCGGCTCCAACGCCATCGGCCTCTTCCACGCCTTCATCCCCGACGCGGGCGTCCGCCTGATCGGCTGCGAGCCGGCCGGCCACGGCGTCGAGACCGGCGAGCACGCGGCCACCCTCACCGCCGGCGAGCCCGGCGTCCTGCACGGCTCCCGCTCCTACGTCCTCCAGGACGACGAGGGCCAGATCACCGAGCCGTACTCCATCTCGGCCGGTCTGGACTACCCGGGCATCGGCCCCGAGCACTCCTACCTGAAGGACTCCGGCCGCGGCGAGTACCGCGCGGTCACCGACGACGCGGCCATGCGGGCACTGCGCCTGCTGTCGCGCACCGAGGGCATCATCCCGGCCATCGAGAGCGCCCACGCCCTGGCCGGCGCCCTGGAGGTCGGCCGCGAGCTGGGCCCGGAGGGTCTGATCGTCGTCAACCTCTCCGGCCGCGGCGACAAGGACATGGACACCGCCGCGCGCTACTTCGGCCTGTACGACACCGACGCCGAGGTCGCGGCCGACGCCGCCGACACCGCCGAGATCGAGGGGGACGCCAAGTGA
- a CDS encoding DUF2752 domain-containing protein has translation MPPGAQRPAPPAVPVRRRLAVPLGLFAAVAGAFAYVGAVDPNESGHYPACPLYLLTGLYCPGCGGLRSAHAFVHGDLLAALHANAPAVAAYLGFAVLWTVWTARAARGRPLRLGLGPVQLWTVVALLLAFTVLRNLPFGGWLRP, from the coding sequence GTGCCCCCCGGCGCACAGCGGCCGGCGCCGCCCGCCGTGCCCGTCCGGCGCCGGCTCGCCGTCCCCCTGGGGCTGTTCGCGGCCGTGGCCGGGGCCTTCGCCTACGTCGGCGCGGTCGACCCCAACGAGAGCGGCCACTACCCCGCCTGCCCCCTGTACCTGCTCACCGGCCTGTACTGCCCGGGCTGCGGCGGACTGCGCAGCGCGCACGCGTTCGTCCACGGCGACCTGCTCGCCGCGCTGCACGCCAACGCGCCGGCCGTGGCCGCCTACCTGGGCTTCGCCGTACTGTGGACCGTCTGGACGGCCCGCGCGGCCCGCGGTCGGCCGCTGCGGCTCGGCCTCGGCCCCGTACAGCTGTGGACCGTCGTCGCCCTGCTGCTGGCGTTCACCGTCCTGCGGAACCTGCCGTTCGGCGGCTGGCTGCGCCCCTGA
- a CDS encoding DsbA family protein gives MSEKNRDGKRTARERLAVEREKQKAADKRRRALIVGASVVCVLGLAAVIGVVAANAGKDESTKAGPAVAPSGAQGKDSLAIPVGKDGARSTLTVWEDFRCPACQAFEAAYRPTLHELTDAGKLRIEYHLVRLIDGNLGGTGSLRAANAAACAQDAGKFRDYHDVLFANQPKETDDAFADNGKLIELAGKVKGLDTPAFGECVRNGTHDGWVDKSHQAFKSGDFGGTPTVLLDGKNIYEDHTMTPAKLKQLVEAADRG, from the coding sequence GTGAGCGAGAAGAACCGTGACGGAAAGCGCACCGCCCGGGAGCGGCTGGCGGTCGAGCGCGAGAAGCAGAAGGCCGCGGACAAGCGACGGCGGGCGCTGATCGTGGGCGCGAGCGTCGTCTGCGTCCTGGGCCTGGCGGCGGTGATCGGCGTCGTCGCCGCGAACGCCGGCAAGGACGAGAGCACCAAGGCGGGCCCCGCGGTGGCCCCCTCGGGCGCGCAGGGCAAGGACAGCCTCGCGATCCCGGTCGGCAAGGACGGCGCCAGGTCGACGCTCACCGTCTGGGAGGACTTCCGCTGCCCGGCCTGCCAGGCCTTCGAGGCGGCGTACCGGCCGACGCTCCACGAACTGACCGACGCCGGCAAGCTCCGGATCGAGTACCACCTGGTCCGGCTGATCGACGGCAACCTCGGCGGCACCGGTTCGCTGCGCGCCGCCAACGCCGCGGCCTGCGCCCAGGACGCCGGAAAGTTCCGTGACTACCACGACGTGCTGTTCGCCAACCAGCCCAAGGAGACCGACGACGCCTTCGCGGACAACGGCAAGCTGATCGAGCTGGCCGGCAAGGTGAAGGGCCTGGACACCCCCGCCTTCGGCGAGTGCGTCCGCAACGGCACCCACGACGGCTGGGTCGACAAGTCCCACCAGGCGTTCAAGTCCGGCGACTTCGGCGGCACCCCGACCGTGCTGCTCGACGGCAAGAACATCTACGAGGACCACACGATGACCCCGGCCAAGCTGAAGCAGCTGGTGGAGGCGGCCGACCGGGGGTGA